Proteins encoded by one window of Chrysemys picta bellii isolate R12L10 chromosome 10, ASM1138683v2, whole genome shotgun sequence:
- the LOC135973756 gene encoding uncharacterized protein LOC135973756 — protein sequence MQSSPAVMAVQSGNRKRAPAWTDREVLDLIAVWGDESVLSELRSKRRNAKIYEKISKDMAERGYSRDATQCRVKIKELRQGYQKTKEANGRSGSHPQTSRFYEALHSILGAAATTTPPVTVDSEDGILSTAGSSDMLGDGEDEEGDEEGEAVGSSHNADFPDSQDLFITLTEIPYEASPAITPDTESGEGSATPSATVSQPSLESHSQRLARIRRRKKRTREDMFSELMASSQAQAAQQTQWRENLTRMHQANMDREERWRQEDQQATQTLLGLLREQTDTLRRLVDVLQERRQEDRAPLQSISNRPPPPPSPIPTSPKVQRRRGGRVPANSHSTPAESSSSRRLSFPKI from the exons atgcagagctctccagcagtgatggccgtgcagtctgggaatagaaagagagccccagcatggactgatcgtgaagtcttggatctcatcgctgtgtggggcgatgagtccgtgctttccgagctgcgatccaaaagaaggaatgcaaagatctacgagaagatctctaaagacatggcagagagaggatacagccgggatgcaacgcagtgccgcgtgaaaatcaaggagctgagacaaggctaccagaagaccaaagaggcaaacggacgctccggatcccatccccagacatcccgtttctacgaggcactgcattccatcctcggtgctgccgccaccactaccccaccagtgaccgtggactctgaggatgggatactgtccacggccggttcctcagacatgttaggggacggggaagatgaggaaggagatgaggagggcgaggcagttggcagctctcacaacgctgatttccccgacagccaggatctcttcatcacccttacagagatcccctacgaagcgtccccagccattaccccggacacagaatctggtgaaggatcagcca ccccgtctgcgactgtctcacaacctagcctggaatcacactcccagaggctagcgcggattaggcgtaggaagaagaggacacgggaggacatgttctctgagcttatggcctcttcccaagcccaggcagcacagcagacccagtggcgggagaacttgacccgaatgcaccaagccaacatggatcgggaggagaggtggcggcaggaagaccagcaggcgactcaaacgctgcttggactactgagggagcaaacggacacgctccggcgccttgtggatgttctgcaggaacggaggcaggaggacagagccccgctgcagtccatctctaaccgccctcccccgccaccaagtcccatacccacctcacccaaagtgcaaagaaggagaggcggcagagtccctgctaactctcactccacccctgcagagagctctagtagcagaaggctctcatttcccaaaatttga